A window of Fluoribacter dumoffii NY 23 contains these coding sequences:
- the rpsA gene encoding 30S ribosomal protein S1, translated as MSESFKELFEQSIAGAQFYPGAIINAKVIGIDNDYVILNAGLKSEGIVPKQEFYDKDGALEVSLGDTVEVALDSVEDGYGETILSREKAKRQEAWRKLSKSHENNETVTGLISGKVKGGFTVEIGTIRAFLPGSLVDVRPVRDPSYLEGKELEFKVIKMDLKRNNIVVSRRAVVEEESSADRQALLESLHEGQELHGIVKNLTDYGAFIDLGGIDGLLHITDISWKRVKHPSEVLSVGQDVKVKVLSFDSERNRVSLGMKQLGNDPWVDLVERYPIGKKLQGKVTNITDYGCFVEIEEGVEGLVHMSEMDWTNKNVHPSKVVSLGDVVDVMVLEIDEERRRISLGMKQCVGNPWQQFAATHSKGQKVSGKIRSITDFGIFIGLDGDIDGLVHLSDISWTVPGEEAVKQFKKGQELEAVILAIDPERERISLGIKQLEGDNFTSFVDEYTKGAIVKGTVVAVDAKTVTVALADDITGTIRASELSDERVDDATTVVKEGDEIEAKIINVDRKNRSITLSVKAKDAQDEADAIKKYSRTEGSSTTTLGDLLKEKMASKESD; from the coding sequence ATGTCTGAAAGTTTCAAAGAATTGTTTGAGCAAAGTATTGCCGGTGCTCAATTTTATCCTGGTGCCATTATTAATGCCAAAGTTATCGGTATCGATAATGACTATGTCATTTTAAATGCCGGTCTAAAATCTGAAGGTATCGTTCCTAAACAAGAATTTTATGATAAAGATGGTGCGCTGGAAGTTAGCCTGGGTGATACTGTAGAAGTAGCCCTAGATTCCGTCGAAGATGGCTACGGCGAAACAATCCTTTCAAGAGAAAAAGCAAAACGTCAGGAAGCTTGGCGAAAATTATCTAAATCACACGAGAACAATGAAACAGTCACTGGTCTTATCTCCGGAAAAGTCAAAGGTGGATTTACTGTTGAAATTGGTACTATTCGCGCCTTCTTACCTGGTTCATTAGTGGACGTCAGACCTGTAAGAGATCCTTCTTATCTGGAAGGAAAAGAGCTTGAATTCAAAGTTATTAAAATGGATTTAAAGCGCAACAATATTGTTGTATCACGTCGTGCAGTTGTTGAAGAAGAAAGCAGTGCTGACAGACAAGCGTTGCTTGAGTCATTGCATGAAGGCCAAGAGCTTCATGGTATTGTTAAAAATCTTACCGATTACGGTGCGTTTATCGACTTGGGCGGCATAGATGGCTTGCTCCATATTACTGATATTTCCTGGAAACGTGTCAAACATCCAAGTGAAGTATTATCAGTTGGCCAAGACGTAAAAGTAAAAGTATTAAGCTTTGACAGCGAAAGAAACCGTGTTTCTTTAGGTATGAAGCAATTAGGTAACGATCCTTGGGTTGATCTTGTAGAACGTTATCCTATAGGCAAGAAATTGCAAGGTAAAGTAACCAATATTACCGATTACGGTTGTTTTGTTGAAATCGAAGAAGGCGTTGAAGGTTTAGTTCACATGTCCGAAATGGATTGGACCAACAAAAACGTTCATCCAAGTAAAGTAGTTTCTTTGGGTGATGTTGTTGATGTTATGGTTCTTGAAATTGATGAAGAACGCCGCCGTATTTCTTTAGGAATGAAGCAATGTGTTGGTAACCCATGGCAACAATTCGCTGCCACTCATAGCAAAGGTCAAAAAGTTAGTGGCAAGATTCGTTCAATCACTGATTTTGGAATTTTCATTGGTCTGGATGGGGATATCGATGGCTTAGTTCATTTGTCTGATATTTCATGGACTGTTCCTGGCGAAGAGGCAGTAAAACAGTTTAAGAAAGGACAAGAATTAGAAGCAGTAATTCTGGCTATTGATCCTGAGCGTGAGCGAATTTCTTTAGGCATTAAACAACTTGAAGGGGATAACTTCACTAGTTTTGTTGATGAGTACACTAAAGGCGCCATTGTTAAAGGAACAGTAGTTGCTGTTGATGCTAAAACAGTTACTGTAGCTTTAGCAGATGATATTACTGGTACTATCCGTGCAAGTGAATTGTCCGATGAGCGTGTTGACGATGCTACTACCGTTGTAAAAGAAGGCGACGAGATTGAAGCAAAAATCATCAATGTTGATCGAAAAAACCGTTCAATTACACTGTCAGTAAAAGCGAAAGATGCTCAAGATGAAGCAGATGCTATCAAGAAGTACTCTAGAACTGAAGGTTCGTCAACAACAACCTTAGGTGATTTGTTGAAAGAAAAAATGGCAAGTAAAGAAAGTGATTAA
- a CDS encoding LapA family protein, with the protein MRILMLVIYILLIIIGVSFAALNASSVDVNLYFKTISMPISVLMTIMLGIGILVGFIIFIGKYWRLKAECHKIKNQLKLTEKEIKNLRSIPLQDQH; encoded by the coding sequence ATGCGCATATTAATGCTGGTTATTTATATACTTCTCATTATTATTGGCGTTAGTTTTGCTGCCCTAAATGCTAGTTCAGTAGATGTTAATTTATATTTTAAAACAATCTCCATGCCTATCTCAGTTCTTATGACTATTATGCTAGGTATTGGTATTTTAGTGGGTTTTATAATTTTTATCGGAAAATATTGGCGTCTCAAAGCAGAATGTCACAAGATTAAAAATCAATTGAAATTAACTGAAAAAGAAATTAAAAACTTAAGATCAATTCCATTGCAAGATCAACATTAG
- the lapB gene encoding lipopolysaccharide assembly protein LapB, translated as MIDLWPLLLPAAAWSGWWMANRSKPKEDPTFYNRLSREYVVGLNYLLNEQPDKAVDVFIKLLEVDSDTVETHLALGSLFRRRGEVDRAIRIHQNLIARPQLSILQRKESLMALGQDYMSAGLFDRAERIFLEVVELGGSKETSSLHGLLAIYQQEKAWEKALDIIKKLEISTGTSFHIQAAHYYCEMATQALKTNAIDKAVYCIKQAISVDNESVRASLMNANLEMKEGRYKQAIRSLKRVPQQDADFLTEIIEPLVVCHKELNTMDECIHYLEQTLEDHPRASVIFVIADYLRQQKNMDAAIDFVADNLSKHPSIRGLNQLIYWHLESAHGKVRDKLQMLYDITSKFLDNKPVYRCIHCGFGGKHLHWHCPSCKNWGRMKPVHGLEGY; from the coding sequence ATGATTGATTTATGGCCATTACTATTGCCTGCTGCTGCTTGGTCAGGTTGGTGGATGGCAAATCGTAGTAAGCCCAAAGAAGATCCAACCTTTTACAATCGTTTATCCCGTGAGTATGTTGTCGGACTTAACTACCTCTTGAATGAACAGCCTGATAAGGCGGTTGATGTGTTTATTAAACTGCTTGAAGTGGACAGTGATACCGTAGAGACTCATCTTGCATTAGGAAGTCTATTCAGACGCCGTGGCGAGGTGGATAGAGCCATCCGCATCCATCAGAATTTGATTGCTAGGCCTCAGTTAAGTATTTTACAAAGAAAAGAATCTTTAATGGCTCTGGGCCAAGACTATATGAGTGCTGGTTTATTTGATAGGGCAGAACGAATTTTTTTAGAAGTAGTAGAATTAGGCGGATCCAAAGAGACAAGCAGCTTACACGGCTTGTTAGCGATTTACCAGCAAGAAAAAGCATGGGAAAAGGCTTTGGATATAATTAAAAAATTGGAAATTTCCACTGGTACAAGTTTTCATATACAAGCAGCTCATTATTATTGTGAAATGGCTACGCAGGCATTAAAAACGAATGCGATTGATAAAGCAGTTTATTGTATAAAACAGGCGATAAGTGTTGACAATGAATCGGTCCGGGCCAGTTTAATGAATGCCAACCTTGAAATGAAAGAAGGCCGGTATAAACAAGCAATCCGCTCACTAAAACGCGTTCCGCAACAAGACGCCGATTTTTTGACCGAAATTATTGAGCCTTTAGTAGTCTGTCACAAAGAATTAAATACTATGGATGAGTGCATCCATTATCTGGAACAGACTTTAGAAGATCATCCCCGAGCTTCTGTAATTTTTGTTATTGCTGATTATTTAAGGCAACAAAAGAATATGGATGCCGCTATAGACTTCGTAGCCGATAACTTAAGCAAACATCCATCAATAAGGGGTTTAAATCAGTTAATCTACTGGCATCTTGAATCTGCTCACGGAAAAGTTCGTGACAAATTACAAATGCTTTATGATATAACCAGTAAATTTTTAGATAATAAACCAGTTTATCGATGTATTCACTGTGGTTTTGGTGGAAAACATCTGCATTGGCATTGTCCCAGTTGTAAAAATTGGGGAAGAATGAAACCTGTCCATGGATTGGAAGGATATTAA
- a CDS encoding DegT/DnrJ/EryC1/StrS family aminotransferase has product MQFIDLKKQYSIIENEILASIKNVLNHGQYIMGPEIAQLEKQLAEFIGVKHVIVNSSGTDALLMALMALDIKPGDEVITTPFSFFATTEVISLCQAKPVFVDIDPRTYNMDPAKLETAITSKTKAIMPVGLYGQCADHDEINAIADRFGIPVIEDAAQSFGATYKGKYSCALSTIGCTSFFPSKPLGGYGDSGACFTDDDDLAKKLIEIRIHGQNARYCHNRIGINGRMDTIQAAVLIEKLKLFPDEIIMRQRVAANYDEMLSPFVKTPFIHSYNTSVYAQYTIEVKNRDAFQQSMNESGIPTAVHYPVPLHQQTAMAYLGYKLGDFPHAEFASSRVISLPMHPYLQEAEQQKIVGAVKKALQMHEEEALV; this is encoded by the coding sequence ATGCAATTTATCGATTTAAAAAAACAGTATTCAATAATAGAAAACGAAATCTTAGCGAGTATTAAAAACGTTTTGAATCATGGCCAATATATTATGGGGCCTGAAATTGCCCAACTTGAGAAGCAATTAGCTGAGTTTATTGGTGTGAAACATGTCATTGTTAACTCAAGCGGAACTGATGCCTTGTTAATGGCCTTAATGGCTTTGGATATCAAGCCAGGTGATGAAGTAATTACCACGCCTTTCAGTTTTTTTGCGACCACGGAAGTAATCAGTCTTTGCCAGGCAAAACCCGTTTTTGTGGATATTGATCCTCGCACTTACAATATGGATCCTGCCAAACTAGAAACTGCAATTACCAGCAAGACCAAAGCGATAATGCCCGTTGGTTTATATGGCCAATGTGCTGATCATGATGAAATAAATGCCATTGCGGATCGTTTTGGTATTCCTGTAATTGAAGATGCAGCACAAAGTTTTGGAGCAACTTATAAAGGAAAATATTCTTGTGCTTTATCAACTATTGGTTGTACCAGCTTTTTTCCCTCGAAGCCTTTAGGCGGATATGGCGATTCCGGTGCATGCTTTACTGATGATGATGATTTGGCCAAAAAACTTATCGAGATAAGAATTCATGGCCAAAATGCACGCTATTGCCATAACCGTATAGGGATTAATGGTCGAATGGATACCATCCAGGCAGCAGTTTTAATTGAGAAATTAAAACTTTTTCCTGATGAAATCATCATGCGACAAAGGGTTGCGGCAAATTACGATGAAATGCTATCCCCATTTGTAAAAACACCCTTTATCCATAGCTATAACACCAGCGTGTATGCTCAATATACTATTGAAGTAAAGAATCGAGATGCATTCCAACAGTCAATGAACGAGTCCGGAATTCCAACCGCAGTCCATTATCCAGTCCCATTGCATCAACAAACTGCTATGGCTTATTTAGGTTATAAATTGGGTGATTTTCCCCATGCAGAATTTGCAAGCAGTCGCGTTATAAGTTTACCCATGCACCCCTACTTGCAAGAGGCGGAACAACAGAAAATTGTTGGAGCGGTTAAAAAGGCTTTACAAATGCATGAAGAAGAGGCGCTTGTCTAG
- the pyrF gene encoding orotidine-5'-phosphate decarboxylase — MTTKLIVALDFESELEALKLIDKLNPESCALKVGSELFTRLGTHFVEQLVKKQFKVFLDLKFHDIPNTVAKACKAGAELGVWMMNVHAAGGMKMMEAAKKAIEPYGTDRPILIAVTVLTSFNQNELMSIGINTPIIEHVNKLAVLAKESGLDGVVSSAQEVKTIKAACGSQFITVTPGIRLTSDSKDDQSRVMTPKQALNEGSDYLVVGRPITQSPNPQLVVAEILKDIQGL; from the coding sequence ATGACTACGAAATTGATTGTAGCTCTTGATTTTGAGAGCGAACTTGAGGCTTTAAAGTTAATCGATAAGCTTAATCCGGAAAGTTGTGCCTTAAAAGTAGGGAGTGAACTTTTTACACGACTTGGTACCCATTTTGTAGAGCAATTGGTTAAAAAGCAATTTAAAGTTTTTTTGGATTTAAAGTTTCATGATATCCCCAATACGGTTGCAAAAGCTTGTAAAGCAGGTGCTGAATTGGGTGTATGGATGATGAATGTTCATGCTGCTGGTGGAATGAAAATGATGGAGGCAGCAAAAAAAGCAATCGAGCCTTATGGAACCGACCGTCCGATACTCATAGCGGTAACTGTTTTAACCAGTTTCAATCAAAATGAATTAATGTCTATTGGCATCAATACCCCCATTATTGAACATGTTAATAAATTGGCAGTATTAGCCAAAGAATCTGGTTTAGATGGAGTCGTCAGTTCTGCCCAGGAAGTGAAAACAATTAAAGCCGCCTGCGGCAGTCAATTTATTACTGTCACCCCTGGTATAAGACTTACAAGTGATTCAAAAGATGATCAATCCCGGGTGATGACCCCAAAACAGGCTCTCAACGAAGGAAGTGATTATTTGGTAGTTGGACGTCCAATCACCCAATCACCAAATCCGCAATTAGTTGTTGCAGAAATTCTAAAGGATATTCAAGGATTATAA
- the vpdC gene encoding Dot/Icm T4SS effector VpdC, whose protein sequence is MTPQHVISQLLDSDSAQYTQNLDLLKKIIITAFLGRLQINGLPPDNKIALGNYLFDNEQMMFDFTRLSEEKRALFMQWFLEPHQENKTKAFLRGVTVNEYRGFTAEVPLTWWGRILSWFHGQYLEYWKISDLDLSLKKISNYQLTGIEMCHGNHGVLIGFNQFLVPGTGTKYKDTNDPQQEPLGNTKRVFITDKLVEQLTSLNIKNIKFESVCKSPHPQSIEVTDPQERLDKMHDYRSMQRFNSAPPWYVRIWNWLFPWWNEQRIKSKSIKEKQVVSLYETKKVEIFRFLKSHEILVRERKPDIENIVFCGGGAKIFAHIGVWKALNEAKIYPQKFAGSSAGAIMALMCYLGFSASEIEELFKHFKHEHLVHFDININGISEAHSLKTALDYAIAYKLNKIVSQYKIPYPEGKITFATLEEIRKKCPECGIGRELVVTATNKRQARTRYFSLLHSPDFEVSEAVKTSASFPIVYRSTIIDGEEHNDGGVLNNFPTEAFSDDHSTLLESEYGNNLRVLAVKFDDGPERKAIDRVMDRVYRENLVLNWIYRLLTGVSDPASGWEKDRLKLRKYACQSVVINVDNVSSSSFTVGEETRKKMIDSGYEETKNYLDMRYHKNESEEYENEEFMYETFSSLGELLSYCCYRGDKQWFERVYQLIEKSTAPNRKELMQQAQELRALYFNSGSHSPKNYPQDDNSLTFFGNEVLQSNPSNKRENYKILLAVYPVFLKLSQSLLKDNTDKKIFDYARHSFLLRDPFACLEHFAKIRNDTHLIFHIVINLLKELRKNHNSKEIYESFNQVFDLLNDGTILDKEEYFARWDLSCHQCFRMLRILNKDGKINPRLLRSLSRRNEPMQTVVSGVYLEDLEYSDSESSANCAFKL, encoded by the coding sequence ATGACACCTCAACACGTAATAAGTCAGTTGCTTGACTCTGACTCAGCCCAATACACTCAAAATCTGGATTTATTAAAAAAAATTATTATTACCGCCTTTTTAGGGAGGCTGCAGATCAATGGTCTGCCACCAGATAATAAAATTGCTTTGGGTAATTATTTATTTGATAACGAGCAAATGATGTTCGATTTTACCCGTCTCAGTGAAGAAAAAAGAGCGTTATTTATGCAATGGTTTTTGGAACCCCATCAAGAAAACAAGACTAAAGCTTTTTTAAGAGGGGTTACCGTAAATGAATATCGTGGTTTTACAGCTGAAGTCCCCTTGACTTGGTGGGGAAGGATATTGAGTTGGTTTCACGGGCAATATTTAGAGTATTGGAAAATCAGTGATTTGGATTTATCACTGAAAAAAATATCCAATTATCAATTGACTGGTATTGAAATGTGTCATGGAAACCATGGAGTATTGATTGGTTTCAATCAATTCCTTGTTCCTGGAACAGGAACAAAGTACAAAGATACGAATGATCCCCAACAAGAACCCCTGGGAAATACTAAACGGGTTTTTATCACAGATAAATTGGTCGAGCAGCTTACTTCTCTTAATATAAAAAACATCAAATTTGAATCAGTTTGTAAAAGTCCACATCCCCAATCTATAGAAGTAACTGACCCTCAAGAGCGCCTTGATAAAATGCATGATTATAGATCAATGCAACGGTTTAACTCTGCGCCGCCTTGGTATGTGCGAATTTGGAACTGGCTATTTCCATGGTGGAATGAGCAAAGAATTAAAAGTAAATCCATTAAGGAAAAACAAGTTGTTTCATTATATGAAACAAAAAAAGTAGAAATATTTCGTTTTTTAAAATCCCATGAAATTTTGGTCCGAGAAAGAAAACCTGATATTGAAAATATAGTTTTTTGTGGTGGCGGTGCAAAAATTTTTGCCCATATTGGTGTTTGGAAAGCGCTCAATGAAGCAAAAATATATCCTCAAAAGTTTGCTGGGAGTTCTGCAGGCGCCATCATGGCTTTAATGTGTTATCTAGGTTTTTCTGCGAGTGAAATTGAGGAGTTATTCAAACATTTTAAACATGAACATCTGGTGCATTTTGATATTAATATTAATGGAATTTCAGAGGCTCATTCCTTAAAAACTGCGCTGGATTACGCGATCGCATATAAATTAAATAAAATTGTTTCCCAATATAAAATCCCTTATCCGGAAGGAAAAATTACCTTTGCGACCCTGGAAGAGATAAGGAAAAAATGCCCTGAATGTGGAATTGGAAGAGAGTTAGTGGTTACAGCTACAAATAAACGCCAGGCTAGAACAAGATATTTTTCCTTGTTACATTCCCCGGATTTTGAGGTAAGTGAAGCAGTTAAAACATCAGCAAGTTTCCCTATAGTCTATAGATCAACGATTATCGATGGAGAGGAACATAATGATGGCGGTGTATTAAACAATTTCCCTACAGAGGCGTTCTCTGATGATCATAGCACCTTACTCGAATCAGAGTATGGTAATAATTTACGAGTATTAGCGGTAAAGTTCGATGATGGACCTGAACGTAAGGCAATAGATCGTGTAATGGATAGGGTTTACAGGGAAAATCTCGTATTAAATTGGATTTATAGACTGTTAACTGGAGTGAGTGACCCTGCCAGTGGTTGGGAAAAAGATCGTTTGAAATTAAGAAAATATGCCTGCCAGTCTGTTGTAATCAACGTTGATAACGTTTCTAGTTCCTCATTTACAGTAGGTGAGGAAACCAGAAAAAAAATGATTGATTCAGGTTATGAAGAGACCAAAAATTACCTGGATATGCGCTATCACAAAAATGAATCTGAGGAATATGAAAATGAAGAGTTTATGTATGAGACGTTCAGCTCTTTAGGTGAATTACTTTCATACTGTTGTTATCGAGGGGATAAGCAATGGTTTGAAAGAGTATATCAACTTATTGAAAAATCAACTGCTCCTAATCGAAAGGAATTAATGCAACAGGCTCAGGAACTTAGGGCACTTTATTTCAATTCGGGGTCTCATTCACCCAAAAACTACCCACAAGATGACAACTCCCTGACTTTTTTTGGAAATGAGGTACTTCAGTCTAACCCATCGAACAAAAGAGAAAACTATAAAATTTTATTAGCTGTATATCCAGTTTTTTTAAAGTTATCTCAGTCTTTACTAAAGGACAACACGGATAAAAAAATCTTTGATTATGCGCGTCATTCCTTTTTACTAAGAGATCCTTTTGCCTGCCTGGAGCATTTTGCCAAAATTCGCAATGATACACATCTGATTTTTCATATTGTAATTAATTTATTGAAAGAGCTTCGAAAAAATCACAATAGTAAAGAGATATATGAGTCATTTAATCAAGTGTTTGATTTACTTAATGATGGCACTATCCTTGATAAAGAAGAGTATTTTGCCCGCTGGGATTTATCTTGTCACCAATGCTTTCGAATGCTCCGTATATTGAATAAAGACGGTAAAATTAATCCTCGCTTGCTTCGCTCCTTAAGTAGAAGAAATGAACCCATGCAAACAGTAGTGTCCGGTGTTTATCTTGAAGATCTGGAATATAGCGATTCCGAATCTTCTGCGAATTGTGCTTTTAAGTTGTAA
- a CDS encoding GspH/FimT family pseudopilin, translating into MKIKGFTFLELLITMTLFIGLSTIGIASYTYFINKNEQQTLIDELRIAIQYAKIQAVIMGKPVSLMPLEGASDWSKGIVLCHLNKRTNQLERIYQWQWHHLRLSLSWEGTGSRNKLTFSNFPGQAISNGHFILVNKIYHTQTKLILNRLGRIRISNNLSLLR; encoded by the coding sequence ATGAAAATAAAAGGCTTTACTTTTCTGGAATTACTTATAACAATGACCTTATTTATAGGTTTATCAACAATAGGAATTGCTTCATATACTTACTTTATTAATAAAAATGAGCAACAAACACTAATTGATGAACTACGAATTGCTATTCAGTATGCTAAAATCCAGGCAGTCATTATGGGTAAACCTGTTTCCCTCATGCCTTTAGAGGGAGCTTCAGACTGGTCAAAAGGTATCGTTTTGTGTCATCTTAATAAACGGACAAATCAGTTGGAGCGTATTTATCAATGGCAATGGCATCATCTTCGTTTGAGCTTGAGCTGGGAAGGAACCGGCTCGAGAAACAAGCTCACTTTTTCAAATTTTCCTGGCCAAGCAATAAGTAATGGGCATTTTATTCTAGTGAATAAAATTTACCATACGCAAACAAAACTTATATTAAATCGTTTAGGACGAATAAGAATCAGCAATAACTTGTCGCTGCTGCGTTAA
- a CDS encoding chorismate--pyruvate lyase family protein: MPINIKSIFKINVSSSEPLTEWLNHPNSLTDKLYQIKGDARIQLLSQSWTYTDWWDRYLLQIPDEKVFQREIIMKSHGIPYWYARSIIPKKCYELDPVFFGRLQNESIKNLIFDREKVSRLQCINYPVDQRCLEYYWVKKNLDVTGVLWLRLAEFSFQHKESFYLVEIMLPELETITP; encoded by the coding sequence ATGCCTATTAATATTAAATCTATTTTTAAAATTAATGTATCAAGTTCTGAACCTCTTACAGAGTGGCTTAATCACCCAAATTCTTTAACCGATAAATTGTACCAAATAAAAGGTGATGCACGAATCCAGCTTCTTTCACAATCTTGGACATATACTGACTGGTGGGATAGATATCTCCTGCAAATTCCAGATGAAAAGGTTTTTCAGCGAGAAATCATTATGAAAAGTCATGGGATTCCGTATTGGTATGCTCGAAGTATTATTCCTAAAAAATGTTATGAGCTGGATCCCGTTTTTTTTGGGCGCTTACAAAACGAATCCATAAAAAACTTAATCTTCGATAGAGAAAAAGTAAGCCGTTTACAGTGCATCAATTACCCTGTCGATCAACGATGTCTAGAATATTATTGGGTGAAAAAAAACCTGGATGTTACTGGTGTCCTTTGGCTTCGACTAGCGGAATTTTCATTTCAGCACAAGGAGTCATTTTATTTGGTTGAAATTATGTTACCTGAACTCGAGACTATTACCCCATGA
- the ubiA gene encoding 4-hydroxybenzoate octaprenyltransferase, with the protein MKWNAYWRLMRFDKPVGILLLWFPTAWALWLANRGVPSIRLFTLFLLGTVLMRAAGCVINDIADRNIDKHVARTKLRPLTAGEVSLPEAFLLLIGLLLAALFILLQLPRNCFYLGLISLFISFLYPFCKRFLDAPQLVLGLAFSMGIPMAYVASGLALSSECFLLFVINFSWILVYDTMYAMADKADDLRIGVKSTAIFFADYDRLIIGVLQGIFHSLWIYWALINHVNLWFYIFWFIAGTVLIYQQKLIRKREPKDCFKAFIVSGYYGAWMWLAVAV; encoded by the coding sequence ATGAAATGGAATGCCTACTGGCGACTAATGCGCTTCGACAAGCCTGTGGGAATTTTATTACTCTGGTTTCCAACAGCATGGGCTTTATGGCTGGCAAATAGGGGAGTACCCTCGATCAGGCTGTTTACTCTTTTTTTGTTGGGTACAGTACTTATGCGGGCGGCCGGGTGTGTAATCAATGACATTGCTGATCGAAATATTGACAAGCATGTTGCCCGCACGAAGCTGAGGCCTTTAACTGCCGGGGAAGTGAGTTTGCCAGAAGCGTTTCTTTTATTAATAGGGCTGCTTTTAGCAGCCTTATTCATATTGCTTCAATTGCCACGGAACTGTTTTTATCTTGGATTAATTTCTTTATTCATTTCTTTCCTCTACCCATTTTGTAAACGCTTTCTTGATGCACCTCAATTGGTTTTGGGGTTGGCGTTTTCTATGGGAATACCTATGGCTTACGTGGCTTCCGGTTTAGCGTTATCGAGTGAATGTTTTTTATTATTTGTAATAAATTTTTCATGGATACTTGTCTATGACACGATGTATGCTATGGCTGATAAAGCCGATGATTTACGAATTGGTGTCAAATCTACTGCTATTTTCTTTGCTGATTATGATCGGTTAATTATTGGGGTTTTACAAGGGATATTCCATAGTTTATGGATATATTGGGCCTTGATAAACCACGTAAATTTATGGTTTTACATTTTTTGGTTTATCGCGGGTACAGTTTTGATTTACCAACAAAAACTGATTAGGAAAAGAGAACCTAAAGATTGTTTTAAAGCGTTTATTGTAAGTGGATACTATGGAGCATGGATGTGGTTGGCTGTTGCTGTATGA
- a CDS encoding deoxyribose-phosphate aldolase — protein sequence MSLEIHFNQVMQVLLGSYAHRDISAQQLIHTLDLTLLDEHATTESLSRLKNKANQNEVAALCIYLNHLDQFSCHNSIPLATVVNFPQGAEDLDSSLGSIKKAMQMGVAEIDYVFPYQQYLQGEKQKALGQCGVISKLCRQNHLTLKIILETGAFPDMKSVYTASHELIELGCDFIKTSTGKLPTGASLSAAFAILSAIKESKADCGIKVSGGIKSAHEAYSYAILSELLLNKHINKSWFRIGASSLLDELLKII from the coding sequence GTGAGTTTGGAAATTCATTTTAATCAAGTCATGCAAGTCTTGCTTGGCAGCTATGCTCACCGAGACATTTCTGCCCAGCAACTCATTCATACCCTTGATCTCACCTTGTTGGATGAGCATGCAACAACGGAATCGTTATCCCGATTAAAAAACAAAGCAAATCAAAATGAGGTTGCCGCTCTATGCATTTACTTAAACCATTTGGATCAGTTCTCCTGCCATAATTCAATTCCTTTAGCAACTGTAGTCAATTTTCCTCAAGGTGCTGAGGACCTGGACTCCTCCCTTGGATCTATAAAAAAAGCGATGCAAATGGGTGTTGCAGAAATTGATTATGTGTTTCCTTATCAACAGTATCTTCAAGGAGAAAAACAAAAAGCATTAGGTCAATGTGGTGTGATTTCAAAGCTGTGCAGGCAAAACCATCTTACTTTAAAAATTATTCTTGAGACTGGCGCTTTTCCTGATATGAAATCCGTGTACACCGCAAGTCATGAACTGATTGAATTAGGTTGTGATTTTATAAAAACATCTACAGGTAAACTACCTACAGGTGCTTCGTTATCTGCAGCTTTTGCTATTTTAAGCGCAATTAAAGAAAGCAAAGCAGATTGTGGAATAAAAGTTTCTGGGGGTATAAAATCTGCTCATGAAGCGTATTCTTATGCCATACTTTCAGAATTATTATTGAATAAACACATTAACAAAAGCTGGTTTCGAATTGGCGCTAGCAGCTTGTTAGATGAGTTGTTAAAAATCATTTAA